The following are encoded together in the Corticium candelabrum chromosome 1, ooCorCand1.1, whole genome shotgun sequence genome:
- the LOC134192743 gene encoding uncharacterized protein LOC134192743, producing the protein MEEYLICGKTASAAVTAMCDILKELSSLASFAEGLHEANLSRRRCRDGVRTTAELAIGFTLATERFVDWADGTDIDNAIEAVKSQDSIAIKSFRAALEERLRQIRDCYKKFCKSAKTTRDQTYTAAANAGKHASDARSLELLGMIGKGAIALVVPFGTIFVCWTLFPAAIAVAKVASVGLTGGAIGFIACYWLEKDKKRAAEDLTREYQTLDDLATKVDTLLDNAGELNIWVNQVGRQKKCLSKAFAHFHRDHVDGVINELKSLKKESSTCKSALNTASKELKQLKQDLRK; encoded by the coding sequence ATGGAAGAGTATCTAATTTGCGGCAAAACAGCATCAGCTGCAGTTACAGCTATGTGCGATATCCTAAAGGAATTGAGCAGTTTGGCCTCGTTTGCAGAAGGTTTACATGAAGCCAATTTGTCACGCCGACGTTGCCGTGATGGTGTGCGCACTACCGCAGAGTTGGCAATAGGCTTTACGCTTGCAACTGAACGGTTCGTCGACTGGGCCGATGGCACTGACATTGACAATGCAATTGAGGCGGTGAAAAGTCAGGATAGCATAGCTATCAAGTCTTTTAGGGCTGCACTAGAAGAGCGTTTACGACAAATCCGGGATTGCTACAAGAAGTTTTGTAAGAGTGCCAAAACAACAAGAGACCAAACTTACACTGCAGCAGCAAATGCAGGGAAGCATGCTTCGGATGCTAGATCTTTGGAATTGCTAGGTATGATCGGCAAAGGTGCAATAGCACTTGTCGTTCCCTTCGGTACCATTTTTGTCTGCTGGACATTATTTCCAGCTGCGATAGCTGTGGCTAAAGTTGCGAGTGTTGGACTTACAGGGGGGGCAATTGGTTTTATTGCCTGTTATTGGCTtgaaaaagacaaaaaaaGAGCAGCAGAGGATTTGACTAGGGAGTATCAGACTCTCGATGATCTAGCAACGAAGGTCGATACCCTGCTTGACAATGCAGGAGAACTGAACATTTGGGTTAATCAAGTTGGGCGACAAAAAAAATGTCTTTCAAAAGCATTTGCGCACTTCCACAGAGATCATGTCGACGGTGTAATCAATGAATTGAAAAGTCTTAAGAAAGAATCAAGCACGTGTAAGAGTGCACTCAACACTGCCAGTAAAGAGCTAAAACAGCTTAAACAAGATCTGAGGAAATAG